The genomic stretch GGTGCTGGTGTGGTCAGAACTGCATGAGACGGTCAATATCATGCCCCGCAACGCGTTTCACGGCTGATCTTCCACCCTTTTCAGTCAGGGAGTTGCTATGTCTGCCAGACATCCGGTTATTGCCGTTACGGGGTCGAGTGGTGCGGGAACCACCACCACCAGCCTCGCATTTCGCAAGATTTTCGCCCAGCTGAATCTCCGCGCGGCGGAGGTCGAAGGCGACAGCTTTCACCGCTACACGCGTCCGGAGATGGACATGGCCATTCGTAAGGCGCGCGATTCGGGTAAACACATCAGCTACTTCGGCCCGGAAGCCAATGACTTCGGCCTGCTGGAACAAACCTTTATAGAGTACGGTAAGAGCGGCAAAGGGCAGTCCCGCAAGTATCTGCACACCTATGATGAAGCCGTACCCTGGAATCAGGTACCGGGAACCTTTACCCCGTGGCAGTCGCTGCCGGAACCCACCGACGTCCTGTTTTACGAGGGATTGCACGGCGGCGTGGTCACCCCTCAACACGACGTGGCGCGCCATGTGGATCTGCTGGTCGGCGTGGTCCCTATCGTTAACCTGGAGTGGATCCAGAAGCTGACCCGCGACATGAGCGAGCGCGGCCATTCGCGAGAGGCAGTGATGGACTCCGTGGTGCGCTCCATGGAGGATTACATTAACTTCCTGACGCCGCAGTTTTCCCGCACCCATATCAACTTCCAGCGCGTGCCGACGGTGGACACCTCAAACCCGTTTGCCGCTAAAAGCATCCCGTCGCTGGATGAGAGCTTTGTGGTGATCCATTTCCGCAATCTCGCAGGCATTGATTACCCGTGGCTGCTGGCAATGCTGCAGGGCTCGTTTATTTCGCACATGAATACGTTAGTCGTGCCGGGCGGAAAAATGGGGCTGGCGATGGAGCTCATCATGACGCCGCTGGTGGAGCGACTGATGGAAGGGAAACAGATCGCGTGAGCATGTTCCCTCTCCCTGTAGGAGAGGGTTAGGGTGAGGGCATCAACACGCACGATGCCCCATCAATCACGCCTCGATCACTTCATACGAATGCGTGATTTTTACCGCTTTCTCCAGCATTAACGCCACAGAGCAGTACTTCTCCGCAGACAGGTCCACCGCACGCGAGACCGCCGCGTCTTTCAGCTCTTTACCGGTGACCACAAAGTGCAGGTTAATATGGGTGAACAGGCGTGGCGCCTCTTCGCGACGTTCTGACGTGAGTTTAACCTCACAATCCGTCACGTCATGACGACCTTTTTGCAGAATCGACACTACGTCAATCGCGCTGCATCCGCCTGCCGCCATCAGCACCATTTCCATTGGGCTTGGCGCTTTATCGCCGGAGTTACCGTCCATCAAAATCTGGTGTCCTGACGCGGACTCGCCCAGGAACGTTAAACCTTCAACCCATTTCACGCGCGCTTGCATATTCATTAACTCCAACGTTGCATTTTTGGTGACAGATTACGCGTGCGTTACATTTCTCGCAATGGAAGGCGACCTGCATCATGCTGAAGCGAGACACCAGGAGACACGCGGCGAAAGCTATGCTAAAACACTCAGGATGCTACAGTAATACATTGACGTTACACATGTATGCAGAGGACATCAAACTTTACTGGCTGCGAAACGTTACGGTAGCCGACTTCCCAGGGTATGGGTAAGAATTCGATTGCAACCCCAGAGTCCGGATGCATCTGATGACTCTGGTGACAGCTTATAACAGAGGATAACAGCGCATGGTGCTTGGCAAACCGCAAACAGACCCGACTCTCGAATGGTTCTTGTCTCATTGCCACATTCATAAGTACCCATCGAAGAGCACGCTGATTCACCAGGGTGAAAAAGCGGAAACGTTGTATTACATCGTTAAAGGCTCGGTGGCAGTGCTGATCAAAGATGAAGAAGGGAAAGAGATGATCCTTTCTTATCTGAACCAGGGCGATTTCATCGGTGAACTGGGCCTGTTTGAAGAGGGCCAGGAACGTAGCGCCTGGGTTCGTGCAAAGACAGCATGTGAAGTGGCTGAAATTTCTTACAAGAAGTTCCGTCAGCTGATTCAGGTTAACCCTGACATCCTGATGCGTCTTTCTTCCCAGATGGCGCGCCGTCTGCAGGTGACGTCAGAGAAAGTGGGTAACCTCGCCTTCCTGGACGTTACCGGCCGTATCGCGCAAACCCTGCTGAACCTGGCGAAACAGCCAGACGCCATGACCCACCCGGACGGCATGCAAATAAAAATTACCCGTCAGGAAATTGGTCAGATCGTCGGTTGCTCCCGTGAAACAGTGGGCCGTATCCTGAAAATGCTGGAAGATCAAAACCTGATCTCCGCCCACGGTAAAACCATCGTGGTCTACGGAACGCGTTAATTCCGCTTAAACGGCGTGCCATCGCAAGGTGTCACGCCGTTTTTGTCTCTACTCCCCATGTGGCGCAGGCTGATCTATCACCCGGAAGTTAACTACGCACTGCGACAAACGCTGGTGTTGTGTCTTCCTGTGGCCATAGGCCTGATCCTCGGACATCTTCAGCAAGGTCTGCTGTTCTCCCTCGTGCCCGCCTGCTGCAATATTGCCGGTCTTGACACGCCGCATAAGCGCTTTTTCAAACGCCTGATTATCGGCGGCTGCCTGTTTGCCGGGTGTAGCCTCGCCGTGCAGCTTCTGCTTGCCCGGGATATCCCGCTGCCGCTGATCCTGACCGTGCTGGCGATGACCCTTGGCGTCACGGCGGAAATCAGTTCGCTGCATGCCCGCCTGCTTCCCGCTTCGCTGATTGCGGCCATTTTCACGCTGAGCCTCGCCGGGAACATGCCGGTGTGGGAGCCGCTGCTGATCTACGCCCTGGGGACATTATGGTACGGGCTGTTTAACTGGTTTTGGTTCTGGCTGTGGCGGGAGCAGCCGCTGCGTGAATCCCTGAGCCTGCTCTATGTGCAGCTTGCGGATTACTGCGAAGCCAAATACACCCTGCTCACCCAGCATACCGATCCGGAAAAATCCTTACCGCCGCTGCTGACGCGCCAGCAGAAGGTAGTGGATCTCATAAGCCAGTGCTATCAGCAGCTGCATATGCTCGCCGCCAACAAGAACCACGAGTACAAGCGGCTGCTGCGCACCTTCCAGGTCGGGCTGGATCTACAGGAGCACATCTCCGTAAGCCTTCACCACCCGCAGGAGGTGCAAAAGCTGGTCGAGCGCAGCCACGCCGAAGCGGTGATCCGCTGGAACGCACAAACTGTGTCCGCACGTCTGCGCGTGCTGGCCGACGATATTCTCTACCACCGCTACCCGACGCGCTTTAACATGGACAAGCAGCTGGGCGCGCTGGAGAAAATCGCCCGCCAGCATCCCGATAACCCAGTCGGCCAGTTTGCCGCCTGGCACTTCAGCCGCATTGCCCGCGTGTTGCGCACGCAGCGCCCGCTTTATCCCCGCGACCTGATGGCGGATAAGCAGAAACGGCTGCCGCTATTGCCCGCGCTCAAAAGCTATCTTTCTCTTAAATCGTCCGCCCTGCGCAACGCCGCAAGGATCAGCGTGATGCTCAGTACCGCCAGCCTGATGGGCATGGCGCTGCACCTGCCGAAACCGTACTGGATCTTAATGACCGTGCTGTTTGTCACCCAGAACGGCTACGGCGCCACGCGGGTGCGTATTCTGCATCGGGCCGGCGGAACGATGGCCGGGCTGATCATCGCGGGCGTGACGCTGCACTTCCACGTGCCGGAAGGCTATACCCTGGCAGGGATGCTGGCGATTACGCTGGTGAGCTACCTGATTATCCGCAAAAACTACGGCTGGGCGATGGTGGGCTTTACGGTGACGGCGGTATACACCCTGCAGTTGCTTACGCTGAACGGCGAACAGTTTATTGTCGCCAGGCTGATTGATACCCTGATCGGGTGCCTGATTGCCTTTGGCGGAATGGTCTGGCTGTGGCCGCAGTGGCAGAGCGGGCTGCTGAGGCAAAACGCCCACGACGCGCTGGAAGCCGACCAGCAGGCTATTCGCCTGATCCTGAGCGACGACCCGCAGCCCTCCCCGCTGGCCTATCAGCGGATGAAGGTCAACCAGGCGCACAACGCCCTGTTTAACTCGCTCAACCAGGCGATGCAGGAGCCAGGCTTTAACTCGCACTATCTGGCAGACATGAAGCTCTGGGTGACGCACAGCCAGTTTATCGTCGAGCACATTAACGCCATGACCACGCTGGCGCGCGAGCACACGATGCTGACGCCGGATCTGGCGCAGCGCTATTTGCAGTCGTGTGAAATTGCGTTGCAGAGGTGTCAGCAGCGTCTGGAGTATGACGCGCCGGGCGAGTCGGGTGACTCAAACATTCTGGAAGCGCCGGAGACGTTGACCCACGGGCCAATGAGCACCCTGGAGCAGCATTTGCAGCGCATTCTGGGGCATCTGAACACCATGCACACCATTTCGTCGGTGGCATGGCGTCAGCGTCCGCATCACGGGATTTGGCTAACCCGCAGGTTAAAGCGAACCGAGTATTAGCCTTTAACGATCTTCGCGACCGCGGCGGCAAAGCGGGTTAACCCGTCTTCGATGTCTTTGTCTTCTACCACCAGCGACGGCGCAAAGCGCATCACGTCCGGTCCGGCGTTGAGCACCATCACACCTTCGTGCGCGGCGGCGTGCAGGAAATCACGCGCGCGGCCTTTGTACTGCGGCTTCAGCTCGGCGCCAATCAGCAGCCCCATCCCACGGATCTCGCTGAACACGTCGTACTGCTCATCAATCTTCTGCAGGTGTTTTACGAACAGCTCGCGCTTCGCGCTAACGCTGTTCAACACCTCTGGCGTGTTGATGATGTCGAATGCGGCACCCGCCACGGCGCTCGCCAGCGGGTTACCGCCGTAGGTGGAACCGTGAGAACCGACGTGGAACGCGGAGGCGATCTCCTGCGTCGTCAGGACCGCGCTCACCGGGAAACCACCGCCAAGCGCTTTGGCGCTGGTCAGAATATCCGGCGTTACGCCGTAGTGCATATACGCGAACAGATCGCCGGTACGCCCCATCCCGCACTGCACTTCATCAAAGACCAGCAGCGCCTGATGTTCGTCGCACAGCGCGCGCAGCCCTTTCAGGAATTCCAGGGTTGCCGCGGTCACGCCGCCTTCCCCCTGAATCGGCTCGACCACCACCGCGCAGGTGTGGTCGTCCATCACCGCTTTCACCGCGTGCAGATCGTTAAACGGCACGTGGACGATGTCGGCCGGTTTCGGGCCAAACCCGTCGGAATACTTCGGCTGGCCGCCAACGGAGACGGTAAAGAAGGAGCGTCCGTGGAAGGCATTGTGGAAGGCGATGATTTTGGTTTTGTACGGGCTGTGGCGCGTTGTCGCGTAGTAGCGCGCCAGCTTAAACGCAGTTTCGTTGGCTTCGGTGCCGGAGTTCATAAACAGCACACGCTCGGCAAAGGTCGCATCGATGATCTTGCGGCCCAGGCGCAGCGCCGGTTCGTTGGTGAACACGTTGCTGGTATGCCACAGGGTTTCGCCCTGGGTTTTCAGCGCCTCAACCAGCGCGGGATGGCAATGACCCAGCGCCGTGACCGCAATACCGCCCGCGAAATCCACATACTCTTTACCCTGCTGATCCCAGACGCGGCTGCCTTTCCCCTTAACCGGGATAAACTCAGCCGGTGCATAAATCGGCAGGATCACTTCATCAAATGTCGCGCGGGTAATTGCTGGTTGTTCAGTTGCCATGTCATGACCATCCATTTTTATGTCACAGTTATTGTGAAAATATAATCACAAAATATGCATAAAAAATCACAGCAAGGCAACAGATATTCAGCGATTAAGGAAATTTGCCAGCAGCGCGTGCCCCTGCTCGCTGAGGATGCTTTCCGGATGGAACTGCACGCCTTCGAGATCCCATTCGCGGTGGCGAATGCCCATGATCTCCTGCGTATCGCTCCTGGCGGTCACCTCAAAGCAGTCGGGCAGCGTAGACGGGTCAATCACTAGGGAATGGTATCGCGTCACGGTTAACGGATTATTGAGCCCTGTGAATACCCCGGTACCGGTGTGGGTTACCAGAGAAGTTTTACCGTGCATCACTTTCGCGGCGCGCACGATGGTGGCACCAAACGCCTGGGCAATCGCCTGATGGCCCAGACAGACGCCGAGGATTGGCAGCTTGCCGGCATAGTGCTGGATAACATCCAGAGAAATACCCGATTCCGACGGCGTACACGGCCCCGGAGAAATCACGATTTTCTGCGGAGCCAGCGTCCCGATATCGTCCAGTCCGATCTCGTCGTTACGGCGGACAACCACCTCTGCACCCAGTTCACAAAAATACTGGTAAAGGTTCCAGGTGAAGGAATCGTAGTTATCAATCAGCAGAATCATGGCGGCTCCCGAAAAAAATGCCGCCCTATTCTACTCAGATTCCCGCGCTTCGCTCACTACTTTGGCAAAGATAGCGCTTAACGCGGTTAAATCTCCCGTTGCGCCGCTTCGGTTAGCCGCCACCCACTGGTCGGGATCGATATCGCGCCAGTCCAGCGAGTAGCCCGCGTGGAGCGCCAGCTGCTCGAAGAAAACGCGTTGGGCAATACCGTTGCCGCGCATAAACGGATGCAGCATGTTGATTTCGCAGTAATAGTGGCTAACCCGGTCAACAAACGCCGCTTTCTCAAGGCCCACGAGATACTTTTCGCTTTCCAGCGCCGCCATCAGCTCGTTGCCCATCTTCTCGATGTATTCGAAATGGCAGAACGGAATGTCGCCCTTAAAAATATCGTCGGTGCGTAACTCGCCTGCCCGCTTCATCTCGCTGCGGTACAAATGGCGATGAATAAGGCACAGATGGGGCAACCCGGGCGCGGAAGGCCCAAGCTCCAGCGTCTCAATATGGGGTTCTGAGGGACCATTACCTTTTTCAAGGAGACAACTGGCCTGTAAATTGACGTTACGCTGCTGCTCCCAGAGACGGGATTTTTGCTTGTCGGTGAGTTTTTTCACTTAACGCCTCCCTGAATAGTCCGTTTGCCACAAGTATAAGCAGCAAAACGCGCTTTCGCAGGGAGGGTGACATCACGCGGGCAGGAGAAGCCCGCGTTGAGAAGAATTACGGCAGAACTTTTGCGGAGAGGATCACGACAGGTTTTGACGGCACATTCTGATACGGACCGACGTCGTGAGTAGGCACCTGAGAAATCTTGTCGGCCACGTCCATGCCTTTCACGATTTTACCGAAAACCGCATAGCCAAAGTCACGCTGGCCGTGGTCGAGGAAGGCGTTATCCGCCACGTTCAGGAAGAACTGACTGGTCGCACTGTCTTTGTCCGCGGTACGCGCCATGGAGATGGTGCCGCGCTTGTTCAGCAGGCCGTTGTCCGCTTCGTTTTTAATAGGCGGGTTCGGCTGTTTCTGCTGCATCTGCTCGTTGAAGCCACCACCCTGAATCATGAAGCCTGGGATCACGCGGTGGAAAGTGGTGTTGTTATAGAAACCACTGTTCACGTAGTCGAGGAAGTTTTTCACGGAAACAGGGGCTTTCTGGCTATTCAGTTCCAGCTCAATATTCCCGGCAGAGGTGGTCAGCAGTACGTGAGGGTCCCCTTTGGCTGCCAGCGCAGCAGGGGAAACGGCAGAAAGAGCAAACACAGCTGCGACAGCCGCCAGTGTTGATTTGAGCATGAGAATTCCTTAACAAAGCGCAGTATAAAAAGCGAATGGCTTGATTCTAAAGAGCAGTATGAACGGAGACCAGCCTTTTACCTAATTTTACGAAGTTGAAACAATTATTACTACGCAAACGATTGGTTATGCCGCCAATTAATGTGATTTAGATCACACTAAAAACTGCAATGACACGATCATTGCCCTTAAAAGATAGGAATAGATCACTTTAACGACTAAAATCTGCCCGCTCTCAGCGCCCCTTGGGCGCTTTTCTTTTTCTGAACAGGCCAGACATGACTAACAGCAATCGCATCAAGCTCACATGGATCAGCTTCTTCTCCTACGCCCTGACCGGCGCGTTGGTGATCGTCACCGGGATGGTGATGGGAAATATCGCAGACTACTTCCAGCTGCCCGTTTCCAGCATGAGTAACACCTTCACCTTCCTCAACGCGGGGATCCTGATCTCTATCTTCCTGAACGCCTGGCTGATGGAAATCGTCCCGCTGAAAACCCAGCTGCGCTTTGGCTTTGTGCTGATGGTTGCCGCCGTGGCGGGCCTGATGCTGAGCCACAGCATCGCCCTGTTCTCCGCAGCCATGTTCGTGCTCGGTCTGGTCAGCGGGATCACCATGTCGATCGGTACGTTCCTGATTACCCATATGTATGAAGGCCGCCAGCGCGGCGCGCGTCTGCTGTTTACCGACTCCTTCTTCAGCATGGCCGGAATGATTTTCCCGATGGTCGCGGCGGTTCTGCTGGCGCGCAGCATCGAGTGGTACTGGGTCTATGCCTGCATCGGCCTGGTCTACGTGGCGATCTTTATTCTGACCTTCGGCTGCGAGTTCCCGGTGCTGGGCAAGAAAGCGCAAACCACCGCAGAACCCGTTGCGAAAGAAAAGTGGGGCATCGGCGTGCTGTTCCTCTCCATCGCCGCGCTGTGCTACATCCTGGGCCAGCTGGGCTTTATCTCCTGGGTACCGGAGTACGCCAAAGGTCTGGGCATGAGCCTGAACGACGCGGGTAAACTGGTGAGCGATTTCTGGATGTCTTACATGTTCGGCATGTGGGCGTTTAGCTTCATCCTGCGCTTCTTCGACCTGCAGCGCATTCTGACCGTGCTGGCGGGGCTGGCGACCGTGCTGATGTACCTGTTCATCAACGGTTCACCGGAGCATATGCCATGGTTCATTCTGACCCTGGGCTTCTTCTCCAGCGCCATTTACACCTCGATCATCACCCTGGGCTCTCTGCAGACCAAAGTGGCTTCGCCGAAGCTGGTTAACTTCGTCCTGACCTGCGGCACCATCGGCACCATGCTGACCTTCGTGGTCACCGGCCCGATCGTCGCCCACAGCGGTCCGCTGGCGGCGCTGCACACCGCGAACGGTCTGTATGCCGTGGTGTTCATCATGTGCTTCGTTCTGGGCTTCGTGACCCGCCACCGCCAGCACAACGCGGCAGCGGCGTCTCACTAACCCCTACGCCCCTTTGCGCTCGGCAGAGGGGCTGTTTCTGGCAAAACTTACCTCTTCTCCTCCGATATCCATCTGGATCCAGGTCTGCGCCAGCTGCGTCGTGGCGATCACCCGTCCCTGACGAATTGACCAGCGCACCGGCACCTGACAGCGCACCGCTTCAAACCCGCTCTCCGCAGGCAGAATAATCAGGTTCGCCGGGTTCCCCGTGGCAATACCGTAATCGCTCAGGCCGAAGGTACGGGCGCTGTTATGGGTGATGAGATTCAGGCCGCTGTCGATTTGCGGATAGCCCATCATCTGGCAGACGTGCAGCCCCATATGCAGCACCTGCAGCATGTTGCCGGTGCCGAGCGGGTACCACGGGTCGAAGACGTCGTCATGGCCGAAGCAGACGTTAATGCCCGCTTCCTGGAGCTCTTTCACCCGGGTGATGCCGCGGCGCTTCGGATAGTCATCAAAGCGTCCCTGCAGATGGATATTGACCAGCGGGTTGGCGACGAAATTAATCCCCGACATTTTCAGCAGACGGAAGAGCCGCGAGGTGTAAGCGCCGTTGTAGGAGTGCATGGCGGTGGTGTGGCTGGCCGTCACGCGCGGACCGATGCCTGCCTCATACGCCAGCGTTGCCACCGTCTCGACAAACCGCGACTGTTCGTCGTCGATTTCATCGCAGTGGATATCCAGCGGACGGTCATACTTCTTCGCCAGTTCAAAAGCGATATGCAGCGACTGCACGCCATACTCGCGGGTGAACTCGAAGTGTGGGATCGCCCCCACCACGTCGGCCCCCAGCCTTAACGCCTCTTCCAGCAGCGCCGCGCCGTTCGGGTAAGAGAGAATACCTTCCTGCGGGAACGCGACGATTTGCAGCGTCACCCACGGGGCAACCTCCTGCTTCACCTCCAGCATCGCCTTAAGGGCGGTGAGCGTCGGGTCGGAGACATCCACATGGGTACGGACAAACTGGATGCCGTTGGCAATTTGCCACTTCAGCGTTTTCCAGGCGCGCGCTTTGACATCCTCATGGCTGAGCAACGCCTTGCGCTCCGCCCAGCGCTCAATGCCCTCAAACAGCGTGCCGGACTGGTTCCAGTTCGGCTCACCCGCGGTCTGGGTCGTATCAAGATGGATATGCGGCTCAATGAACGGCGGGATAGCCAGCCCGCCGCGCGCGTTCAATACTTCATAACTTTCGGCGTGGGTGTCGTCCATTGGGGTAATGTCACCAAATTGACCGTTCTCAATGGCGAGTTGCCACAGCCCTTCCCGACCCGGTAAACGAACATTCTGAACAAGCCATAACGGTGTTGTAGACATACCCTTCCCCTAAAAAACGCCGCTGATATTCAGGCGTATCGATTTTGGCAAAACCGCCCCTGATTTGTACACAAATTCAACGAGCGCGAAAAGCCTGCGATTTCCGCCACTTATAAAAATCCTGACAAATCAGTCGCATACCACCTAAGGAGTAGGCGAAGACGTATTTGATTTGCATCAATAAGCGCCCCTGCTGAATCGTTAAGGTAGGCAATAATAGAAAAGAAATCGAGGCAATAATGAGCAAAGTCAGACTCGCTATCATCGGTAACGGCATGGTCGGCCACCGCTTTATCGAGGATCTTCTCGATAAGGCCGATGCTGAGCAGTTCGATATTACCGTGTTCTGTGAAGAACCCCGCAAGGCGTACGACCGTGTGCACCTGTCTTCCTACTTCTCCCATCATACCGCCGAAGAGCTCTCTCTGGTGCGCGAAGGTTTCTACGAGAAGCATGGCGTAAAAGTGCTGGTGGGCGAACGCGCTATCACCATCAACCGTCAGGAAAAAGTGATCCACTCCAGCGCCGGACGTACGGTTTTTTACGACAAGCTGATCATGGCGACGGGCTCCTATCCGTGGATCCCGCCGATCAAAGGCTCGGAAACTCAGGATTGCTTCGTCTACCGTACCATTGAAGACCTCAACGCCATTGAGTCCTGCGCGCGCAGAAGCAAACGCGGTGCGGTTGTCGGCGGCGGTCTGCTGGGTCTGGAAGCGGCAGGCGCGCTGAAAAACCTCGGCGTTGAAACCCACGTCATCGAATTTGCCCCGATGCTGATGGCCGAACAGCTGGACCACATGGGCGGTGACCAGCTGCGCCGTAAAATCGAAAGTATGGGCGTGAAGGTTCACACCAGCAAAAACACCAAAGAGATCGTTCAGGAAGGTACTGAAGCGCGCAAAACCATGCGCTTTGCCGACGGCAGCGAGCTGGAAGTGGACTTCATCGTCTTCTCAACCGGTATTCGCCCGCGCGACAAGCTGGCGACCCAGTGCGGTCTGGCCGTGGCGCAGCGCGGCGGGATCATGATCAACGACACATGCCAGACCTCCGATCCGGATATCTACGCGATTGGCGAATGCGCCAGCTGGAACAACCGCGTATACGGCCTGGTGGCACCGGGCTACAAAATGGCGCAGGTCGCCGTGGACCATATCCTCGGCAGCGAAAACGCGTTTACCGGTGCAGACATGAGCGCCAAGCTGAAGCTGCTGGGCGTGGACGTGGGCGGTATTGGCGATGCGCATGGCCGCACCCCGAATTCCCGCAGCTATGTCTATCTCGACGAAAGCAAAGAAGTCTACAAACGTCTTATCGTCAGCCAGGACAACAAAACCCTGCTCGGCGCGGTGCTGGTGGGCGATACCAGCGATTTCGGCAACCTGCTCCAGCTGGTGCTGAACGCCATCGAACTGCCGGAAAACCCGGACGCGCTGATCCTCCCGGCGCACGCCGCCAGCGGCAAGCCGTCTATCGGCGTGGATAAACTGCCGGACAGCGCGCAGATTTGCTCCTGCTTCGACGTCACCAAAGGCATGCTGATCTCCGCCATCAACAAAGGCTGCCACACCGTGGCGGCGCTTAAAGCGGAGACCAAAGCCGGTACCGGCTGCGGCGGCTGTATTCCGCTGGTCACTCAGGTGCTGAACGCCGAGCTGGCAAAACAGGGCATCGAAGTGAACAACAACCTGTGCGAGCACTTCGCGTATTCTCGCCAGGAGCTGTACCACCTGATCCGCGTGGAGGGCATTAAGTCCTTTGACGAGCTGCTGGCGAAGCACGGCCAGGGCTACGGCTGCGAAGTGTGTAAACCGACAGTCGGCTCCCTGCTGGCCTCCTGCTGGAACGAGTACGTGCTCAAGCCCGAGCATACGCCGC from Enterobacter dykesii encodes the following:
- the nirB gene encoding nitrite reductase large subunit NirB codes for the protein MSKVRLAIIGNGMVGHRFIEDLLDKADAEQFDITVFCEEPRKAYDRVHLSSYFSHHTAEELSLVREGFYEKHGVKVLVGERAITINRQEKVIHSSAGRTVFYDKLIMATGSYPWIPPIKGSETQDCFVYRTIEDLNAIESCARRSKRGAVVGGGLLGLEAAGALKNLGVETHVIEFAPMLMAEQLDHMGGDQLRRKIESMGVKVHTSKNTKEIVQEGTEARKTMRFADGSELEVDFIVFSTGIRPRDKLATQCGLAVAQRGGIMINDTCQTSDPDIYAIGECASWNNRVYGLVAPGYKMAQVAVDHILGSENAFTGADMSAKLKLLGVDVGGIGDAHGRTPNSRSYVYLDESKEVYKRLIVSQDNKTLLGAVLVGDTSDFGNLLQLVLNAIELPENPDALILPAHAASGKPSIGVDKLPDSAQICSCFDVTKGMLISAINKGCHTVAALKAETKAGTGCGGCIPLVTQVLNAELAKQGIEVNNNLCEHFAYSRQELYHLIRVEGIKSFDELLAKHGQGYGCEVCKPTVGSLLASCWNEYVLKPEHTPLQDTNDNFLANIQKDGTYSVIPRSAGGEITPEGLVAVGRVAREFNLYTKITGSQRIGLFGAQKDDLPEIWRQLIEAGFETGHAYAKALRMAKTCVGSTWCRYGVGDSVGFGVELENRYKGIRTPHKMKFGVSGCTRECAEAQGKDVGIIATEKGWNLYVCGNGGMKPRHADLLAADLDRDTLIQYLDRFMMFYIRTADKLTRTASWLDNLEGGIDYLKAVIIDDKLGLNEHLEAEMARLREAVICEWTETVNTPAAQTRFKHFINSAQRDPNVQVVPEREQHRPATPYERIPVTLVEENA